From the genome of Thermaerobacter marianensis DSM 12885:
CACCACCGGCGGTGCGGCCTGCGGAGGGGCAGCCAGCGGGTGGCGCGGCGGGTGGGCAGTGGGCTGGGCCGGTGCCGCCGTCAGCGCCGGCGTCGCGGGTCCTGTGACCGCGACCCCATCGCCGGCCGGCTCGAGGCGCTGGGCCAGCAGCTGCTCGGCCCGCAGGACCGCCTGCTGGACCAGACGGCCGCACTGGCGCGCGGGGACCGCACCCCAGCCGTGGCGGGCCGCCAGCTCGAAGACGCCCAGCTCGCGGGCCAGGCTTTCCCGGAGGGCTTCGGACATCAGGCGGCGTCGTGCCATGATCGGTCCCTCCCGGCCCCGCCTGCCAGGGGCAGGGCCCACGACTAGTGTGACGACGCCCGGACCGGAGGCAACCTGTCAACCCATGGCACGGCCGCCCGCCATGGCCGGCCCCAGCCGGGTCTTCTATA
Proteins encoded in this window:
- a CDS encoding translation initiation factor IF-2; this translates as MARRRLMSEALRESLARELGVFELAARHGWGAVPARQCGRLVQQAVLRAEQLLAQRLEPAGDGVAVTGPATPALTAAPAQPTAHPPRHPLAAPPQAAPPVVPAAAPAPAPPLAPWGSRPAGGPWGQWAAGPVRPRGRTGLDRPAPPPAPVAAPAAGGLGPAAVVARAPLAGLP